The window GAATCAATTGTTATTTAGTCTATTAAAGCTTCCTTGTAAGCTTGTTGATGGTCAATACGGCAAAGACTTTGATATTAGAAAAGGACATGAAACCAAGAGAATGAATATTAATTCTATCTTAATACACAATAGAAAGTTAAGCACCgaatataattattagttattcaatttaaattttaaaattgacaacTAAATTccattaatattaaaagaagCAAAGGGCAGTAACTAACTAATAATCAATTTACCGAAAATGGCATTAAAACTtgcttttattatatattgccctttttttttccaataaaatcaatatgcttttattatatatGGCATTAGGACTTGTGGATGCTTCTCAAGTTGCTGTTTACTACGTGTCAAGGTCTTAATGAGGGAGCCATGATGAAGAATAGGGATTGTCTTGGATGGtcgtttttgatttttgagttGCATAGAGGCAGACATTTAGATGCCGGAAATAATagggaatattttgtttttaggGTTGTGTAAAGTGtaattaaaagctatttcatacatttgtaattatttcaaacgttttagttttatctataatacttaaaaatcgAATTTTTCAAACAACCACCCATCTAAGTATGTCAAAACTATTGCTTGGTGTCTTGAAAGcgtaagaaagagaaatctgaaaacatgagagagagaaatcagaaGTATAGCAGACGAATGCCAAACagagaaatcgataaaatttgataaactgggatggtgagagagaaatCTGAAAcacaaattgaaagaaatagagagaaattgtgatgaatggtttaatttatttgaaatagtttaaaggGTGTTTTCGTCAAGTCATGATTAAAtatgactaaaaataattaaatttatttagataattatttttaaaatatttttatcaaaaaatatcatttcccacaattttctcttttctttaaatatgGTCATGTGTCAATCATTTTTTATCTGCTGACTAGGTTTCTTTTAGGGCTTGGTGTGCGCAACTGGATTAGCTTACGTCAGTCGTTTCTTGTCAGTCTTTAGAAACGACAttgtttctttaaaaaaatgcacatttgaaaaaaaaattatggctTTTTTTTGGTAATGATTGAGAAGTTAAATGTGATTGAAAATATTCAGGATATTGTAgtccttttccttctttatcTAAGTGCACTTTCGGTTAATTAATAGATCATTAATGGCATCAAAACTTCACGCGCTTGTGTACAGGTAAAAAATGTAGGGCGTAGAAAACGACTTTACGAAACTGAGTTTAGGACTTGGAAACTCGAACGATATCGCGCGAACGAATTGACAAATCGAACGATCTGCATTGTAGAAATTAAGGTATCGAACGACGAAGGAATTGACAAATCGAACGATCTGCAGTGTAGAAATTAAGGAATCGAACgactaattaataaaattcatatctttggaaaagaaattagTTATAAAATGAAACTGTGGTTTTTGCTTCTTTGCATGCATGTAGTTTTCCCATGGAGCTGAGTAGATTCTCTGAATCAGAAGGTAACGAAgtgaagaagaaggagaagatgTTTTCAAAGCGTCTGACTAGAACTGATATATCAAAAAGATTGGCTCTTCCAACCAAGAAACTTTCCTTGTTCCCACCCTTCGACGGTGGCTATGAGATTGAGTTGGTGGTTtgggatgatgatgatgatgtgagACGGCAAGTGTGGAAATTTGTTTGTTCCATCCGCAAGACAGGCTACCCAAAACCAGTATTTTCTAGGGGTTGGCTAGATTTTGTCGTAGCTAAAGGTCTGACTGTTGGTGACACAGTGACGCTTTATAAGAAGGAAGACAGAACCAAGCTATTTGGTCATGTTCTCTGTCAGTCACGTTATAGCATTAAGGTGGACAGAACAGCCGAAGCATCATTCGGGACTGCGACCCGGCGCTTCTGAGACTACCCTGGAACGCAAGAACGAGTTACGAGCGAGTGAAGATATTACCTCAGTTGATACTGGAGTTGGTGAAATTGCGGCAGTTAATTAAATCTACCTTGCCTGCTGAAAGAAGTCAAATCCTCTGCTCTCATTTTTGAGCCCATCCCTTGTCCTAAATCCTCTGTTTTTTCTCGACTGGTTTATACATGTATTAATAGGTAATAAAAAAAGTAGACACGTGGTAATTACTTTGTGAgagttgaaaatgaaaaatggagCAGAGGATATGGCTTCTTTGGGAAATCAATCCTTGATCTAAGTATTTCAGTCCGTTAAGATTAATGTTGTTTCTTTTCACATGTTTCTGATTTTTGTCCTGGTTCCTTGTCCCAaaccctttttcttctcctttcttttactattggttaatatatgtaaatttagtaattcatatttttgtgttttaaataTATCAGACATAATTAGATATGAAATACGTTAAGTTTAAATACAAACACAACACGAATAATATTCATGTTTTAAATCTGAAACACGTATTTGTATACGTTTAATAACCATATAACACGACATAACAcgtttaataaatttattaaatacgtCAATATAGGACACAAcactattaaataaaaatatttaaaattaaatataattttattattttttaaaatcaataattataaaaataattataataaagtaaaataataataacatcaacaCGTTTAATAAGTTTATTAAATGTGTCAATATAAGACACAAtactattaaataaaaatatttataattaaatataattttattgctttttaaaataaaaaattataaaaataattataacaaagcaaaataataataacatcaaatgtAACAAAGTAAAAGTTCAAAATTAGTGTTTGGGTATAacataattacattattatttttataaaattttaaaaatgtattaaaataattatttaaaattatttaaataaggttaaaatagtctttgaatattaatttttaacagattgataaaaatatcatatatatacacgTTTAAATATGATAACACGATTAATTAAACTTGTATTAAACGTGTTATTTGTGTCTGACACgttaatacataaaaattttaatatcttaAACGGGTCAAAAACATTTAGACAGTTAAACTCAAACTTGTTTAATTACGTATGTTCCTGTATCGTGTTAATGTATCATGTCTAAATTATCAAGTctaaatatatgtattaattagtaattaaaaaatagacACATGAGAATTTGTGAAAGTTAAAGCAGGAAATTGAGCAGAGGATTTAGATTCCTTTTTAAAGCGAACTTGAGAAATTGAGTGATTGCAAAtgcatgaaaatgatttggttTCCCATAGCCAAATCCGCATGAAAATGACCTGTCTTGTAAGGATTTTAAGATTAGAAAGAGATTATAAGGTGGCCAATTGATAAAATCCAATATGAATGAATAGCCATTGCTACAACCCAATGCAAGGACATCATTGCTTTAATGCCCCCTAAAAGGCTTGTCAGGTATAACTGCTTTacatttggttttaaagaaaaaaagggtgCAAAGATAGCACATTTTATGATCATTTGTCAGTGTAACAAGAAACTTTACATCAGCTGATTGGAGTTAAAAGTCTCTGTTGAATAATTAGATACTGaccactttttctttaatacaACTTAGGCAGCCTTCGGCTTTGGCTTCATTCGCTTTGATTTTGAATACAAGAAGACTCCAGTAAGAGCCACGGCAGTGCCTGCAGTTCCAAATTAGTCACAGTTATATAAAATGGAAAAGCTGATCAAACTACAACTGTCAATTTGCCATGTTTTAACAATGGGTATGAACAATTTTACCAAGGGAGTTAATGGGTGAAACAGGAGTTTGGAAGAAGATAACTGAAGAGACGATGACCACAACTCTCTTCACACAATTTCCTACAGAGTGGGTGACTGGTGATACCATCTGTAGTATCATGTAGGAGACCTGCCAAACATAAAACATAGCATTTTGACATTGATTAAAGGACCAGAAATAAGGATATAAATACTCTGAATACTAACAGGCTCACCTGCTGATAACTGTGGAAACAGAATCCAGCCAGAAGAGATCTTATGCAGAGCTCTTTAACATTCAAGCCTTGGTTTGCCTTAGctcaagagaaaagaaaacagcATCATGTTGGATGTTTACTAAGTAACAAACTCTGATTGCTTTGAGCCACCATCAACATTATGCTTTCTAGATATGCTACTTACAGCAGATTGTAGATAGGAAGGAGTGAACTTGACACCTTCCAGTAAAATGGCCGTGGGAACCAACAggataaaagaaattatggtTATCACAGAGAAGAGATTGATGTTGTCCAAGGTGTCCTGTTTAAACAAGTGAGGATTAGATCCCAATTGAACAATGCCATGTATTAAAAACCGCTTGGCAATATCAAGAGCAGAATTATCATACTTCTGTGATTAAACAATGTTGATTCAGTCGAAATTAAAATGCAAAAGCATTgtaaatttgaaccagagtTATGTGTTTTTTTACCTCTTTTCTAACCATGAACTTCTTACTAAGCACATTACGCGATTGGTTAGTCACATTAGAAGCCATTGCACTGGAGAAACCAATCCTGTTCCAGTATAGCAAGACTTTTGTCAAGTTTAAGAAACAATACCAATCAAAGTTAACGATGAAGAAACATGCATATTTCGTCTTTTCGATTAAGTTGATCAATGTTTCTTACCAATTAAAAGATACCTCAGTGAATGAGGCTAATGCCACCCCACCTACAACTGGTATGAGGGAGGATAATATCCACAGAGTAGGCCACTGTGAACATGAAATTGTAAAAAACTGAGTCAAAGGGctgaaagataaaaatttaattctcaaATATGAGATGATTTGTGAATCTGTGTCTATAACTTTGCTTGGTCATGCTGAAAAGCACATTAATCAGAGAAATTTCTGGTATAGCTGGCTATTTTCCCATCGTATCAACAAGCAATGTCTTCTAAATATTATCACCAAAAGAATTAGCCCATAGCTAGAAAATGACCTTTGAGGTACAAAATAATAGGAGACAAGTCAGCTTAAATTAAATCCTTgtaagtataaaaattaataaatgattGTTTCTTAGCAGCTTTTGGGTTCTTTTGGGACCCCTAAGCCTAGATTGCATTATGGATTTTTGTAGAATAACTTTTGCTGCCCACATAATTTTGGCAAATAAGCTTGCTTGACAAGTCAATCTCCAAACTTCTATGAAAGCTTATGCTGGAGGGGGAACAGAACTGAAAGCTGAAGAATTCAGAAGAAAATCTTCTTGGTTTCAACTAATTTCAAGTTGCATTTATATCAAGAAGGAGATGCCTTTTCTTCACTCTTAGCAATTGGGGTACAGGTAAAAGAAGCAAAGTAAATTTGTTAGAAATCCTAAGTGCAGAAACCATTACCTCTCCAAGAAGCAGAACTGAGAATAAGACAGTGAAGAAGGGCTCCATTGCTTTAATAGTGTGAGTGAAAGAGACATTAACTTGCCCAAGACTAACATTGGTCAAAAGGTTGCCAAGTGTGTGAATCACAGCCAATGGAATGATTGCTGCAAGCTGAAAACAGCTTTGTAAAATTACTTATTACAGAATAGAATCAGATATGAGATAAAAATCACAAAAGTACCTGTGAACGAGTAAGCTTTGGCCTATGGTAGAGATTAGATGCCCACATTATAAGTATCATCAGAGTCCCACAGCCTACTTGGAAGGCTGTAACTGTTGCTGGAAATGTATAGACCTTCAGAACCTTCAGGAGAAAAAGAATGTGCTTTGAATTGTAGCTCTTTTAAGCAATCATATTACTTATTAACCTTTCCCATGAATTATACTTCAAATACATCTGCCTTACAATTTCCCAAATGTGACTGGTACATTGAAAACTAATCAAAGCCGTCTGAGATAACTTATCAATGGAATTCAAGATTTACTTAGTGCTTTATATGGGTTATGGGATCTTTCGCTTCCAGAGATGAAAAGATGTCCTTATGCAAGACCACTTTGTATGGGTCTGAACTCATTTTTTTCCTAGTTTATTACACTTTTCAACCATTATAGCTTGGAAGATAATACTTAGAAAGAAGCCAAGAAATTGTTTGGAcaacagaaagaaaataacaaatagAGATTAAAACAAAAGGATATAGAACCTGCTTGTTGTAAATGTTGAAGTAGATGTTCAGAAGATACCAAATTGCAAACATGGCTCCAAGTTGCAAGGTCCCTGACAAACCACTAGAATCCTTTGTCTCACCTTTGTTTCCAGGAACCGATGCTGCTCTGACCTTAAAACTATcatcatttcttccatttgaaACGACGAATGACTCAGAGATTCGAGCATTGAAGCTTGACCACGAAGAAAGATAACAAGCTTTTTGACATGAAAGTCCATGTATGGAACTGAGATCTAATGGTTTTAAAGAAGACGGGTTTGATAGCGGACTATATCTGGGGTTGGTGTTTTTATTTAGAggtttgaagaatgaaattgTAGGAGACAGAGCAAGTGCAGTGCTCTGCATTTTGAATGTTTACAAGAGGAAGGCAGGGTTCATAGAGGTTGGGGTTTTAAACCTGCATGGATACAAAATGTGGGGCATGAACGGAAAAGGCATTTCCTCTTGCACTTGGCCATTTGCTCAATCAGTCTTGCGGTTCACATTCTTGAAATGCACGTGTAAAGTCACTAGCAATCGGTGTTCAAGGTGATACAAACATTGGACAGTAAGGTCAAAAGACTAAGGGACAGTGATGaatagtttttgttttgaagcGGGTAGTTTGAGCATCATAATTTCAGAACCTTCACCACAAATTGAAGTAGAGGTGCATTTTAAAGCTTGATTCTCCAATATCCATACTAACATATGAAGTCAACAGTTTAAGTTTCCACCCTGTCGGTTTCTTATTATGGATAAATGTGAACTTATAGACTAAAACCAAAGAAATCAATTATCCCAAGGCTCTGCAtaattcatttggtggagatTAGCTGGACCTGGAAATGCATGGATAGCATGAATTCTCCTGTTTGTGTACTAAAGCCGCTCAGACAAAGATGTGGCAATCGGGGCTCCAATTCGAAAGGGAAAACTAAATCATGGACCGCATAGTTCGCCAACTTGATAATCCCCTGTAATCCATTTCCAAGATATTTTCTACCAATCTAGGAATCTAATTGGAAGATTCTATGGTTGATATGAAGATTGACTAGCAATGAGGATTCCTGGAACACTACATTTTCTTGTGAAAACATAGATATTGCAGATAGAACATAATTATATGATAGGATCGGCAAGAGCTAATTAttattctttccaaaaatccAGGTCAAAGACATTATCAAGTACACCCAAGTGTTGAAAGAAGTATCATTGTCCCATCTGTGTCACGTGCATGCTAAATGCCAATCTTAATTGCAAACTTTCAAGCATATCTTATAGTTGAAAGCAACATGGAACATAACGATAGCCTTTGCCAACTAGTGACAATAATAAGGAATAAAGAATTTAGTCATTGAGTGAGGTCAGAACTAATCATAATACAAGGATACAAAATCTCACTATACTCTTGAATAGAGATGGTATGAGTAAATGTTTTTCACAAGATGCATTTAAGTCTAGCGAACGTCAAATATCCAGTATGCCCTCTAGCCTCAGCAGATGGCCGAGCCATGACTGCTGGAGAACTTTGGTGGTCCCTCACACTTCCTTCACCTGAAGGCTGCCTCCTCTTGCATGGAGGACATGCAACGGAAGTACCTTCATCAACCTTGGAGCAATCCATTCTCCATTCACGAACATCATATGAGCGAAGCAGTATTTCAAAGGTCCTTATATCTGTGTGTTACAAGCAATTTATACTTTAGATAGAGTAAGAGAGAACACTTCTGAAAAATGTACATTGCCTTACAAAAAAAGATACTGCTAGAGCAAGACAGAACTAATTTCAAAATAGGCTACCTGTAAAGTTTGATCTAAGAGTTTCACATGAGCGTTGCACTTGTTCGATGCATGGTGAGAAGGAGCACAAAATTCCATCTTGCTTCAACATTTTTCCAGCTGAAGGAATGGCCAGCCAAGGTTGTGGTAGGTCTAGAAATACAGAATCTGCCAACCCAGAAAATTCATCTGGAAATCCCTCACCCTGAATATCTCTGACTCCCACAGTGACTAATGTGCTTATGCCTGTCTTCTCAAAATCCTCTCTATTAAAGGAGAGAAAAATCATAACAGATTAGAGAATGACTCATGTATTCTCTCTCTAACCAATgcataaaagaataaaagaaaacaaataatatacAGTCCACTGCTCTGCCAATTGTTCAAATTATAAATGAGTTTTAAGAAAGGTTCAttgtttcttaattttcctAGTCAAACAAATCAGTTGAGATCCATAAACTGTGGTAATTTATTGAGACTATGAAATATCGCAGCAACAAAATGCAGAgtctaaaattaaatcaacCCAAATAGACTTAAGAAATCAAACTAGAACTCAAACTCAACCTAATTAGTTACTaaatcatatttcataactcaAGCTTTgaaactgaaattttcatcAGGAACAAtgaaagaatataaaaatgcaCTCTCACAAATAAGAAACAAACTTCTTACCTAGCTGAGGCAGCCCTCTGTTCATGGAAATCAAATGTATAAACATGTCCTGTTGGAGCCACAGCCCTTGCAAGTGAGGTTGTTAAAGATCCACTTCCAGTCCCTGATTCAAGAACCAAACAACCAGGAACTATTTCCAAGTACATAATCACAAGGCTAATATCCGCAATATAGAGAATCTGGGTCCTGTGACTTAAAACTAAAGTCCATAACTCTGGTGTTGGAGTCAATAGGTAAACGAATCCATTCTTGTTGCTAAACACTTTGGACCCAAATGGCTTCCCAATCCAATCTGAATGTTTAAACACACCGAAACGATTTTGAAGAACCGAATTCTTACACACTTTAACAGCCTTCATACTGTCATGCCTCTCATAGACAATAACTAAGTCTCCATCTCTAATGCACCGATTAAAAGAAATCTTCTTTGAAGGATCCGTAAGCAACATccttaatatattaaattttatatgctGAGCCAATAAAAAAGCAATTACCTGTCAAGActgaaaatatatttcattcaTTAAAAAAGCTTCGATATTTTATGAATTACTTAGATAAACAAAATGGTTTAACATGTAACTAAAGTACCAAACTTTAGTCCCCAAAAGCCAAAGCATTTCAACTATTATAAATTTCTCCTAACGGTCAAAAGTTTCCACACAAAAATATTTACCACATACCCAAAATTTACTAAGAATAAACTA is drawn from Theobroma cacao cultivar B97-61/B2 chromosome 4, Criollo_cocoa_genome_V2, whole genome shotgun sequence and contains these coding sequences:
- the LOC18600796 gene encoding phosphoenolpyruvate/phosphate translocator 2, chloroplastic — encoded protein: MQSTALALSPTISFFKPLNKNTNPRYSPLSNPSSLKPLDLSSIHGLSCQKACYLSSWSSFNARISESFVVSNGRNDDSFKVRAASVPGNKGETKDSSGLSGTLQLGAMFAIWYLLNIYFNIYNKQVLKVYTFPATVTAFQVGCGTLMILIMWASNLYHRPKLTRSQLAAIIPLAVIHTLGNLLTNVSLGQVNVSFTHTIKAMEPFFTVLFSVLLLGEWPTLWILSSLIPVVGGVALASFTEVSFNWIGFSSAMASNVTNQSRNVLSKKFMVRKEDTLDNINLFSVITIISFILLVPTAILLEGVKFTPSYLQSAANQGLNVKELCIRSLLAGFCFHSYQQVSYMILQMVSPVTHSVGNCVKRVVVIVSSVIFFQTPVSPINSLGTAVALTGVFLYSKSKRMKPKPKAA
- the LOC18600797 gene encoding tRNA (adenine(58)-N(1))-methyltransferase catalytic subunit TRMT61A, with amino-acid sequence MLLTDPSKKISFNRCIRDGDLVIVYERHDSMKAVKVCKNSVLQNRFGVFKHSDWIGKPFGSKVFSNKNGFVYLLTPTPELWTLVLSHRTQILYIADISLVIMYLEIVPGCLVLESGTGSGSLTTSLARAVAPTGHVYTFDFHEQRAASAREDFEKTGISTLVTVGVRDIQGEGFPDEFSGLADSVFLDLPQPWLAIPSAGKMLKQDGILCSFSPCIEQVQRSCETLRSNFTDIRTFEILLRSYDVREWRMDCSKVDEGTSVACPPCKRRQPSGEGSVRDHQSSPAVMARPSAEARGHTGYLTFARLKCIL